The following coding sequences lie in one Babylonia areolata isolate BAREFJ2019XMU chromosome 7, ASM4173473v1, whole genome shotgun sequence genomic window:
- the LOC143284029 gene encoding short coiled-coil protein B-like, which yields MTSQEESGNMDNIPLSSDSDTGNQTTVDHENVKNITYSTGSLSLDGDSAVDDDEEKQRLISQVLELQNTLDDLSSRVDTVKVENLKLKSENQVLGQYIENLMAASSVFQSATPKAKKK from the exons ATGACTTCCCAAGAAGAATCAGGAAACATGGATAATATCCCGTTGTCAAGTGACAGTGATACTG GAAACCAGACAACGGTGGACCATGAAAATGTCAAGAATATTACATACAGCACTGGAtcattga GTCTTGATGGAGACAGtgctgtggatgatgatgaagaaaagcaAAGGCTCATCTCCCAGGTGCTAGAGCTGCAGAACACACTGGAcg ACCTGTCATCGCGTGTGGACACAGTGAAGGTGGAGAACCTGAAGCTGAAGTCGGAGAACCAGGTGCTAGGCCAGTACATCGAGAACCTGATGGCGGCCAGCAGCGTCTTCCAGTCGGCTACCCCCAAGGCCAAGAAAAAGTGA